The sequence TTACTACGAAGTATTTCATATAATTAGATAAAGTCGGCAAAAGTAGGCGGATTATTGGGAATCAATCCCGCTTTTAACATTTTTATACGAAGTAAGCTCGCAATAAGCTGTCCCAAAGTTCATATTTGCTTTTACTTTTAAAGGAAGTCGATTGGCATCCGCTGAAATCCAGAATGTTACAGCGTTATCTCCTTTAAATACATTATTCTTTTGCATGATAGGAACAATCTTAAAGCAGTAGATTTTACCAACCTTAGTTTTAACTTTTTCAATACCGTGATAGATCATTTCAAAATCATAGAATTTTTCATCAAAAAAAGCATCCAATCTTATTGTATCACCTTTTTCCAGGGACTTGAAGTCAACACTTCGTGCATACATAAGACCTCCCATCATATCTAAAACATTGTCTTTTTCAATATCAAAGTACTTTATTGGTCTGGTAGTTGGTTTTGAAATCGAAGAACTTTCTACGCGCACACGCATTGAATCGTAATCAAAATACGATTTCTCTTTTAAATCTTGATCTCCTTCTGAAAGATCCCTATATGAATAATATGGCATAAAGGTATTTTTATCGACAACTGCTCCCCACTTATCATCGACTTTTGAAAAAACTCCTACTAAACCGGCTGTTCTTCCTGCTACATTTATTTCAATGCATTCTTTGCCATCTTTAATTACATTTTCATCGGAGATCTTGAATGTGCCTCTACCAATTGTAAACCATCCGTACGATAATTTAAACTGTAATTCTTCACCGTTGCTCACTGGCCTACTATCAACCATTGTTTGAGCACTTGTGAATAGCCCTAGTAATATCAATGTGAAAGTCTTCATGATCTTCAATGTTGGTACACTTCTCATCATTGCAACTTAGATGCCAGTATTAAACTGAGACGTTGTTTTCTCTTAAAGCTTCGTTCAATGAAGTCTTTTTATCGGTACTTTCCTTTCTCGTCCCGATGATTAAGGCACATGGGACTTGAAATTCACCAGCAGGGAATTTTTTAGGTATGGTTCCGGGAATTACTACAGATCTAGGAGGAACGTATCCCTTGTATTCTTTTGGCTCAGCTCCAGTTACATCAATAATTTTAGAACTTGCTGTTAATACCACATTAGCACCTAAAACAGCTTCTTTACCTACTCGTACCCCTTCAACAACGATGCATCTGGATCCTATAAAAGCATTATCCTCAATGACTACAGGAGCTGCCTGAACAGGCTCTAATACCCCTCCTATCCCAACTCCTCCACTTAAATGTACATTTTTGCCGATCTGAGCACAACTTCCTACTGTAGCCCAAGTGTCGACCATTGTCCCTTCATCAACATAAGCTCCAATATTGACATATGAAGGCATCAGAATTGTATTTTTTTGAATAAACGCACCGTATCTGGCTATGGCATGCGGTACTACCCTCACTCCAAGCTGATCATATCCAGACTTAAGTTTAATCTTATCATGAAATTGAAATGGGCCAACTTCAATTAATTGCATTTTCATTAATGGAAAATAAAGGATTACTGCTTTTTTGAGCCATTCATTTACTTTCCAATCATCATCATCAGGTTCCGCAATTCTACGCTTGCCGTTATCTAAATCTTCAATGACTGTTTTAATCGCAACAGAGACATCTTTCTTATTTACCAGAGATCTATCTTTCCAAGCTTCCTCTATGAGGTTTTTTAATTCCATCTAATATTCAATATTTACAGTTATATGAAGAAAAAGATTGTGATAGCTTCCGTACTTAAACCTGTAGACGATGTACGGGCTTTTTGGAAGTTTTCTCAATCAATGGCGAAAACAAATAAATATGAAGTTAATATCATAGGAAATAGCACGAAAAAAGAAATAGATACCCCAGGAATTTATTTACATCCTCATCTATTAACACGAACAAATTGGTTAGTAAGACTTTTTATCAGACCTAAAATTTTATTCAAAATTCTGTCAATTAGACCTTCTTTGCTAATCATTACGACACATGAGTTAATCGTCACAGCATTAATTGCAAGAGTCTTAACTCGTTGCAAAGTGGTTTATGATGTGCAAGAAAACTATTCGAGTAATCTTAAGCATTTGAGTCGATCAATCATAAAAACGATTTATGCGGAAATTATTCGCTTTAAGGAAAATCTATCAAAGAAGTTTATCAATGAATTTTGGCTGGCAGAAAAGTGCTACGATGAAGAACTGTATTTTGTTAGAAATAAGAATGTAATCTTAGAAAACAAAGCTATATCCACTGCAGAATCCAGCAGGAATTGGAATCAAACAAATCTGATTTTTTCTGGGACAATTTCTACATATGGAGGGATAAAGAATGCAATCAATGTATTTCTTGCTATTCAAAAAGTAGAACCAGAAACATTAATTCATATTATTGGACAAGTTCATAGTATTGATATAAAGAAATGGCTTTTGGAGCAGCAAAAGAATCACTCTAATATTCTATTAACCATCTCCTATAGTCCAATACCTTATCCTGAAATTCTTGATGCTATTTCAAAAGCAAATCTTGGAGTAATTGGTTATGAAACAAATACTGTCAATCGTAATAAAGTACCGACTAAACTTTATGAATACTCCAGATATAGGCTACCTTATTTAGTTTCAGAAAATACCAATTGGATGAGCAAAGGTGAAGAATTGGGAGGCGCAATTCCTGTGAATTATACCACAATTAATGCACAAGAAATTTTAAAATCATTATCTAAAAAGGATGAATTGTTTACTGGACTTTATCCGGAGAGCGCAACATGGGAGTATGAATCACTTAAACTAACATCATCACTTGATCATTTAATAAAAGTGGTTAAATAGCTTGATTATTAGCGCTTTAATTATTTTAAAATAAGTACTTCTAAATTAATATTTAGATTAATCTAAATATTAATTAGCTTTGTCACATGGTTTCTAAACTGAGTTTTACTGAAGAAAACTATTTGAAAGCAATCTATCACCTTTCTGATGGTGGGAATGAAAATGTAAACACAAACGCGCTTGCTGAAAGCATGAATACCACACCAGCTTCAGCAAACGACATGGTGAAAAGGCTTTCACAGAAAAAACTCATCGGATATCAAAAATATAAAGGAGCAAAACTTTTACCTCAAGGCAAGAAGATCGCATTGACTATTGTACGGAAACATAGGCTATGGGAGGTCTTTCTTGTTGATAAACTGGAATTCAAGTGGGATGAGGTTCACGAGATCGCAGAGCAGCTTGAGCATATAAAATCACCTGCACTAATCGAACGTCTTGATCAATTTTTAGGACATCCAACTATGGATCCTCATGGTGATCCTATTCCGAACGCCGACGGAATAATGACCAAGACTATAAGAGCATGCATATCAGAAGTAGATGTAAACACAATGGGTATTTTAGTCGCCGTAAACAATGATAACGCATCGCTACTTCAGCATCTTGATTCATTAGGACTTAAAATTGGATCTAAAGTTCATGTTCTTGAGCGTATGGATTTTGATGGGTCTTTATCTATTACCATCGATGATAATGAAAGACAGTTTCTATCTCAAACAGTCGCGAATAACTTGATGATCACCATAATAGAAAAGAAATGAAAAATATTGCTACTTTTTCAATATGCATAGCTCTTTTTGGTTTCGGTTGTTCTACGAAAAATGAGCAGACAACTAGCACTCCTCATGTAGTAGCCACAACAGGAATGCTATATGATGCTGTCATCAATATTGCAAAAGACAAGGTTACTGCGGAAGCAATTATGGGCCCAGGAGTTGACCCCCACCTTTATAAAGCTACACAAGGAGATTTATCAAAATTTAATAAGGCAGATCTAGTTGTTTATAATGGAATTCTTCTGGAAGGCAAAATGAGTGAAATCTTGGCGAAGTTGGGTAGGCAGAAACTAGTTGTAGCAGCTGCTGAGTCAATCCCAAAGCATATGCTTAAATCTGCTATTGGATATAAGGATGCATATGATCC is a genomic window of Marinobacter alexandrii containing:
- a CDS encoding metal-dependent transcriptional regulator produces the protein MVSKLSFTEENYLKAIYHLSDGGNENVNTNALAESMNTTPASANDMVKRLSQKKLIGYQKYKGAKLLPQGKKIALTIVRKHRLWEVFLVDKLEFKWDEVHEIAEQLEHIKSPALIERLDQFLGHPTMDPHGDPIPNADGIMTKTIRACISEVDVNTMGILVAVNNDNASLLQHLDSLGLKIGSKVHVLERMDFDGSLSITIDDNERQFLSQTVANNLMITIIEKK
- a CDS encoding DUF3108 domain-containing protein, translating into MKTFTLILLGLFTSAQTMVDSRPVSNGEELQFKLSYGWFTIGRGTFKISDENVIKDGKECIEINVAGRTAGLVGVFSKVDDKWGAVVDKNTFMPYYSYRDLSEGDQDLKEKSYFDYDSMRVRVESSSISKPTTRPIKYFDIEKDNVLDMMGGLMYARSVDFKSLEKGDTIRLDAFFDEKFYDFEMIYHGIEKVKTKVGKIYCFKIVPIMQKNNVFKGDNAVTFWISADANRLPLKVKANMNFGTAYCELTSYKNVKSGIDSQ
- a CDS encoding 2,3,4,5-tetrahydropyridine-2,6-dicarboxylate N-succinyltransferase; the protein is MELKNLIEEAWKDRSLVNKKDVSVAIKTVIEDLDNGKRRIAEPDDDDWKVNEWLKKAVILYFPLMKMQLIEVGPFQFHDKIKLKSGYDQLGVRVVPHAIARYGAFIQKNTILMPSYVNIGAYVDEGTMVDTWATVGSCAQIGKNVHLSGGVGIGGVLEPVQAAPVVIEDNAFIGSRCIVVEGVRVGKEAVLGANVVLTASSKIIDVTGAEPKEYKGYVPPRSVVIPGTIPKKFPAGEFQVPCALIIGTRKESTDKKTSLNEALRENNVSV